A genome region from Acipenser ruthenus chromosome 29, fAciRut3.2 maternal haplotype, whole genome shotgun sequence includes the following:
- the LOC131702023 gene encoding recombining binding protein suppressor of hairless-like protein, with product CRSIPVQPVLTRDSLRQYLQVRPDQTVLILHAKVAQKSYGSEKRFFCPPPCVYLSGPGWKLKQEELKASGLGDSACKLCGYMGLDTAGSSQMETLKMNFEEQPDSKRFGCAKTLYISDTDKRKHFRLVLKLFFSNGQEIGSFYSKLIKVISKPSQKKQSMKNADLCISSGSKVSLFNRLRSQTVSTRYLSVEGEAFVASARQWAAFTMYLVDDQGSARGDYPIRDGYICYGCAVRLVCTSTGVALPTMVIRKVNKQYASLDVDEPVSQLHKCAFQFKDSNRMYLCLSNEKIIQFQASPCPKEPSKELLSDGSCWTIIGTETVEYTFSESLTCSQRAVTPFPVIGSLELNGGGDVAMLEVHGENFSPILKIWFGDVEAETMYRSPKSLICVVPDISVFSREWRWLRHSVTVPVSLIRSDGLIYSSAFSFTYTPEQSVLPRQRVTPELPPDSDTLLDSIHQEFTRTNFHLFMQS from the exons TGCAGGTCAATCCCTGTTCAGCCCGTATTGACCCGGGATTCCCTTCGGCAGTATCTGCAGGTCCGGCCAGACCAGACCGTGCTCATCCTGCATGCCAAGGTGGCTCAGAAATCATATGGCAGCGAAAAAAG GTTCTTCTGTCCGCCTCCATGCGTTTATCTCAGCGGGCCGGGATGGAAGCTGAAGCAAGAGGAGCTCAAAG CCAGTGGCTTGGGTGACTCTGCTTGCAAGCTGTGTGGCTACATGGGTCTGGACACAGCAGGCAGCAGCCAGATGGAAACATTGAAAATGAACTTTGAAGAGCAACCGGACTCAAAG AGATTTGGTTGTGCAAAGACCCTGTATATCTCCGACACGGACAAAAGGAAACATTTCCGTCTGGTTTTAAAGCTCTTCTTCAGCAACGGCCAAGAAATCGGGTCCTTTTACAGCAAATTGATTAAAGTGATTTCCAAACCTTCCCAGAAAAAGCAATCCATGAAGAATGCAGACT TGTGCATTTCTTCAGGATCAAAGGTTTCCCTCTTCAATCGGCTGCGTTCCCAGACCGTCAGCACCAGGTATCTGTCAGTGGAAGGAGAGGCCTTTGTAGCGAGTGCCAGACAGTGGGCAGCATTCACCATGTACCTTG TGGATGACCAGGGCTCTGCCCGGGGAGATTACCCGATCCGGGATGGGTATATTTGCTATGGATGTGCAGTGAGACTGGTATGCACCAGCACTGGTGTGGCTCTGCCCACTATG GTAATCCGCAAGGTGAATAAACAGTACGCCAGTCTGGACGTGGATGAGCCCGTGTCCCAGCTCCATAAGTGTGCGTTCCAGTTCAAGGACAGCAACAGGATGTACTTGTGTCTGTCCAATGAGAAGATCATACAGTTTCAG GCATCTCCTTGCCCAAAGGAGCCCAGTAAAGAGTTGCTCAGTGATGGCTCCTGTTGGACTATCATTGGAACAGAGACAGTGGAGTACACCTTCAGTGAGAGCCTGACGTGCAGCCAGAGAGCTGTGACCCCCTTCCCTGTCATTGGGAGCCTTGAG CTCAACGGCGGTGGAGACGTGGCCATGCTGGAGGTGCACGGTGAAAACTTCAGCCCAATTCTAAAGATCTGGTTTGGAGATGTAGAAGCAGAGACCATGTACAG GAGTCCCAAGTCCCTGATATGCGTGGTGCCCGATATCTCTGTGTTCAGCAGGGAGTGGAGGTGGCTGAGACATTCCGTTACTGTCCCTGTGTCTCTGATCCGAAGTGATGGGCTCATCTACTCCAGCGCCTTCTCCTTCACCTACACACCCGAGCAGAGCGTCCTCCCTCGGCAGAGAGTGACCCCGGAGCTGCCCCCGGACTCGGACACCCTGCTGGACAGCATTCACCAGGAGTTCACACGGACCAACTTCCACCTGTTCATGCAGAGCTAG